A region of Anguilla anguilla isolate fAngAng1 chromosome 18, fAngAng1.pri, whole genome shotgun sequence DNA encodes the following proteins:
- the thumpd2 gene encoding THUMP domain-containing protein 2 isoform X1, with translation MKDSSCFKRPLQYYCTAGKGLEEFLVAEVRCKLAAIDVDHVTGKVFFSTSEDIEKVRGLKSAERLFLLLRRAPPLAQTGSAGRVEDVVRDQIIGQHRVWTETLSLWLQLRKGLEEAGPDPTGPGRGRKRKLEQGEGAGEGPVCESLGQVVGRGPGVEGQGPGVEGWDPGDKRGDSVVEARGSVVEGQGLGKKRRGHGLKGQDSGVEGQDSGGESAVTGASGEGAPPRSESSSKAGGAGEPQPAPVCFRVCCRCTGSFARTFSSQELGRIVGVAISRQLGWSVNLREPDLEVNVHLSDDHCVIGLPLLRSPLASRSYIRTTGLRSTVAWAMASLAEIKPGSCVLDPMCGVGTILLEAAKECPNSSFLGMDIEESQLQKARDNVQFAELSGRVEVIKSSVKAIPVPSESVDAVVCDIPFGRKFGSKSDMAAALPAIVAEMERVLCVGGSLVLLLSPALAADLKRSCRPQPATPTNESGEPPPPPPQHRPGGPAPAPPQHRPGGPAPAPPQHRPGGLSPLLFPSLELQSIHRVSLGTADALIHKYRKGGGVV, from the exons ATGAAGGATTCGAGTTGCTTTAAACGGCCATTGCAGTATTACTGCACTGCAGGGAAAGGCTTGGAAGAGTTTCTTGTGGCGGAGGTGCGATGTAAATTGGCCGCGATTGAT GTTGACCATGTAACAGGAAAGGTGTTTTTCTCCACGAGTGAGGACATTGAGAAAGTGAGAGGTCTGAAATCTGCAGAGAGGCTGTTCCTGCTGCTGAGGAGAGCGCCACCTCTGGCCCAAACCGGGAGTGCAG GGAGAGTGGAGGATGTCGTGCGGGACCAGATCATCGGACAGCACCGGGTCTGGACTGAGACCCTGTCCCTGTGGCTCCAGCTCCGAAAGGGCCTGGAGGAGGCCGGACCCGACCCAACGGGACCGGGGCggggcaggaagaggaagctggagcagggagagggggctgGAGAAGGGCCTGTCTGTGAGAGCCTGGGGCAGGTGGTGGGCCGGGGCCCTGGGGTGGAGGGGCAGGGACCTGGGGTAGAGGGGTGGGATCCTGGAGATAAGAGAGGGGACTCTGTGGTGGAGGCGAGAGGCTCTGTGGTGGAGGGACAGGGCCTTGGGAAGAAGAGGCGGGGCCATGGATTGAAGGGGCAGGACTCTGGGGTTGAGGGGCAGGACTCTGGGGGGGAGTCGGCCGTGACGGGGGCCTCTGGGGAGGGAGCACCGCCCCGCAGTGAGTCTTCCTCAAAGGCAGGGGGCGCTGGCGAGCCCCAGCCTGCTCCAGTGTGCTTCAGAGTGTGCTGCCGCTGCACTGGCTCCTTCGCCCGCACCTTCAGCTCCCAG GAGCTGGGCAGGATAGTGGGGGTGGCCATCAGCAGGCAGCTGGGATGGAGCGTGAACCTGAGGGAGCCTGACCTGGAG GTTAATGTGCATTTAAGCGATGACCACTGTGTGATTGGCCTCCCACTGCTAAG ATCGCCGCTAGCCAGCCGCAGCTATATCAGAACCACAGGACTCCGCTCCACCGTTGCTTGGGCAATGGCGTCGCTCGCTGAAATCAAG CCAGGGTCTTGTGTCTTAGATCCCATGTGTGGAGTGGGGACGATACTCTTAGAAGCTGCAAAGGAGTGTCCA AACTCCTCCTTCCTGGGAATGGATATAGAGGAGTCACAGCTGCAGAAAGCCCGAGACAATGTGCAGTTTGCAGAACTCTCTGGAAGAGTTGAAGTGATTAAATCATCAGTTAAAG CGATCCCAGTTCCGTCGGAGAGTGTGGATGCTGTCGTCTGCGATATTCCGTTTGGGAGGAAGTTTGGCAGTAAATCTGACATGGCGGCCGCTCTGCCAGCTATTGTGGCTGAAATGGAGAG ggtgctgtgtgtgggcgGATCCCTGGTGCTGCTCCTCAGCCCCGCCCTCGCTGCTGATCTGAAGAGGAGCTGCCGCCCCCAGCCTGCCACACCGACGAACGAGTCAGGagagcccccccctccgcccccccagcaCAGACCCGGGGGACctgcccctgcacccccccagcacagacCTGGGGGTCccgcccctgcacccccccaacacagacCTGGGGGTTtgtcccccctcctcttcccgtCCTTAGAGCTCCAGAGCATTCACAGAGTGAGTCTGGGAACGGCCGACGCCCTCATCCACAAATACCGCAAGGGCGGCGGTGTGGTGTag
- the thumpd2 gene encoding THUMP domain-containing protein 2 isoform X2: MFYWVDHVTGKVFFSTSEDIEKVRGLKSAERLFLLLRRAPPLAQTGSAGRVEDVVRDQIIGQHRVWTETLSLWLQLRKGLEEAGPDPTGPGRGRKRKLEQGEGAGEGPVCESLGQVVGRGPGVEGQGPGVEGWDPGDKRGDSVVEARGSVVEGQGLGKKRRGHGLKGQDSGVEGQDSGGESAVTGASGEGAPPRSESSSKAGGAGEPQPAPVCFRVCCRCTGSFARTFSSQELGRIVGVAISRQLGWSVNLREPDLEVNVHLSDDHCVIGLPLLRSPLASRSYIRTTGLRSTVAWAMASLAEIKPGSCVLDPMCGVGTILLEAAKECPNSSFLGMDIEESQLQKARDNVQFAELSGRVEVIKSSVKAIPVPSESVDAVVCDIPFGRKFGSKSDMAAALPAIVAEMERVLCVGGSLVLLLSPALAADLKRSCRPQPATPTNESGEPPPPPPQHRPGGPAPAPPQHRPGGPAPAPPQHRPGGLSPLLFPSLELQSIHRVSLGTADALIHKYRKGGGVV, encoded by the exons GTTGACCATGTAACAGGAAAGGTGTTTTTCTCCACGAGTGAGGACATTGAGAAAGTGAGAGGTCTGAAATCTGCAGAGAGGCTGTTCCTGCTGCTGAGGAGAGCGCCACCTCTGGCCCAAACCGGGAGTGCAG GGAGAGTGGAGGATGTCGTGCGGGACCAGATCATCGGACAGCACCGGGTCTGGACTGAGACCCTGTCCCTGTGGCTCCAGCTCCGAAAGGGCCTGGAGGAGGCCGGACCCGACCCAACGGGACCGGGGCggggcaggaagaggaagctggagcagggagagggggctgGAGAAGGGCCTGTCTGTGAGAGCCTGGGGCAGGTGGTGGGCCGGGGCCCTGGGGTGGAGGGGCAGGGACCTGGGGTAGAGGGGTGGGATCCTGGAGATAAGAGAGGGGACTCTGTGGTGGAGGCGAGAGGCTCTGTGGTGGAGGGACAGGGCCTTGGGAAGAAGAGGCGGGGCCATGGATTGAAGGGGCAGGACTCTGGGGTTGAGGGGCAGGACTCTGGGGGGGAGTCGGCCGTGACGGGGGCCTCTGGGGAGGGAGCACCGCCCCGCAGTGAGTCTTCCTCAAAGGCAGGGGGCGCTGGCGAGCCCCAGCCTGCTCCAGTGTGCTTCAGAGTGTGCTGCCGCTGCACTGGCTCCTTCGCCCGCACCTTCAGCTCCCAG GAGCTGGGCAGGATAGTGGGGGTGGCCATCAGCAGGCAGCTGGGATGGAGCGTGAACCTGAGGGAGCCTGACCTGGAG GTTAATGTGCATTTAAGCGATGACCACTGTGTGATTGGCCTCCCACTGCTAAG ATCGCCGCTAGCCAGCCGCAGCTATATCAGAACCACAGGACTCCGCTCCACCGTTGCTTGGGCAATGGCGTCGCTCGCTGAAATCAAG CCAGGGTCTTGTGTCTTAGATCCCATGTGTGGAGTGGGGACGATACTCTTAGAAGCTGCAAAGGAGTGTCCA AACTCCTCCTTCCTGGGAATGGATATAGAGGAGTCACAGCTGCAGAAAGCCCGAGACAATGTGCAGTTTGCAGAACTCTCTGGAAGAGTTGAAGTGATTAAATCATCAGTTAAAG CGATCCCAGTTCCGTCGGAGAGTGTGGATGCTGTCGTCTGCGATATTCCGTTTGGGAGGAAGTTTGGCAGTAAATCTGACATGGCGGCCGCTCTGCCAGCTATTGTGGCTGAAATGGAGAG ggtgctgtgtgtgggcgGATCCCTGGTGCTGCTCCTCAGCCCCGCCCTCGCTGCTGATCTGAAGAGGAGCTGCCGCCCCCAGCCTGCCACACCGACGAACGAGTCAGGagagcccccccctccgcccccccagcaCAGACCCGGGGGACctgcccctgcacccccccagcacagacCTGGGGGTCccgcccctgcacccccccaacacagacCTGGGGGTTtgtcccccctcctcttcccgtCCTTAGAGCTCCAGAGCATTCACAGAGTGAGTCTGGGAACGGCCGACGCCCTCATCCACAAATACCGCAAGGGCGGCGGTGTGGTGTag